One window of Psychrobacillus sp. FSL H8-0483 genomic DNA carries:
- a CDS encoding DUF5412 domain-containing protein, producing MKRLLDLRISDFTKKWLKGSIIIGLLFVALVGYGVYWAFFDMNRLPTGEYLKEELSPDGKYTLKAYVTNGGATTSNSVRGELVFNDEDNKTKNIYWNYREDTANITWTDNNTVVINGHSLDIPNDKFDFRNQ from the coding sequence ATGAAGCGGTTGTTAGACCTGAGAATAAGCGATTTTACAAAAAAATGGTTAAAGGGCTCCATAATAATTGGTTTGTTATTTGTTGCACTGGTAGGATATGGGGTTTATTGGGCTTTCTTTGATATGAATAGGTTACCGACAGGAGAATATCTGAAAGAAGAGTTATCACCTGATGGAAAATACACTTTAAAAGCATATGTTACAAATGGGGGTGCTACAACTTCAAATTCTGTTCGTGGTGAATTAGTATTTAATGATGAAGATAATAAAACCAAAAATATCTATTGGAACTATCGGGAAGATACTGCAAATATTACATGGACCGACAATAACACAGTGGTAATTAACGGACACTCGTTAGATATACCAAATGATAAATTCGATTTTAGAAATCAATAA
- a CDS encoding GNAT family N-acetyltransferase — protein sequence MDIRKPNDSELEKVILLSPQALFDGTMGEVKPYEKIKRLIEPLLEKGSYYLIATENEKLMGWILVGAGKDQFTDKMNGFIYELFVIEEFRGNGVSKQLMRTAFDHLRQDGYSEVRLSAFAGNPAIKLYEKMGFNIRTVSMSLPL from the coding sequence ATGGATATTAGAAAACCTAATGATTCTGAACTTGAAAAGGTAATTTTACTTTCTCCACAAGCTTTATTTGATGGCACAATGGGTGAAGTAAAACCTTACGAAAAAATCAAACGTCTTATTGAACCATTACTGGAAAAGGGAAGCTATTATTTAATAGCAACAGAGAACGAAAAATTAATGGGCTGGATTCTTGTAGGTGCAGGTAAAGACCAATTTACTGACAAGATGAATGGATTTATTTATGAACTGTTTGTTATAGAAGAATTTAGAGGGAATGGAGTTTCTAAACAGTTAATGAGAACTGCATTTGACCATCTAAGACAGGATGGATATTCTGAAGTTCGACTTAGTGCGTTTGCAGGGAATCCAGCTATAAAACTTTACGAAAAAATGGGCTTTAACATAAGAACAGTTTCTATGAGTTTGCCTTTATAA
- a CDS encoding GNAT family N-acetyltransferase: protein MSTKHVKIVELNTENWYDCCELEVSTEQQEYMEPNARSIAQSKFEPSLKPYAIYAEEKIVGFLMYNSVQEELDGYWVYRIMVDKEFQGKGIGKAATKLMISEMAKLPNANKIIVGYHPENLGAHNLYSSLGFIDNGDRFGKEMAVIKYIE, encoded by the coding sequence ATGAGTACAAAGCATGTGAAAATTGTAGAATTAAATACGGAAAACTGGTACGACTGTTGTGAATTAGAGGTATCAACAGAACAACAAGAATACATGGAGCCAAATGCTAGATCCATAGCTCAGTCAAAGTTTGAACCTTCACTAAAGCCATATGCTATATATGCTGAAGAAAAAATAGTTGGATTTTTAATGTACAATTCTGTTCAAGAAGAACTTGATGGTTATTGGGTATATAGAATAATGGTAGATAAGGAATTCCAAGGTAAGGGTATAGGTAAAGCGGCAACTAAATTAATGATTTCAGAAATGGCAAAATTACCAAATGCAAATAAAATTATTGTAGGTTATCATCCAGAAAATTTGGGAGCACATAATCTATACTCAAGTTTGGGATTTATTGATAATGGTGATAGGTTTGGTAAGGAAATGGCTGTTATTAAATATATCGAGTGA